The segment CATCATAAGCAGTCCATCATCACCAGTATTGTTAGTAATGGCAAGGAAGCCCTTATAAGAATTaccaaaataataactattaataagttatatttttttgtgatatcaATTTAGATTGATGAACTAACTAAAATTTACTTGgaataactttatttttattttagtatttgtaAATTGTAGTGCTATTGATATCAATTATGGTATTATCATATTTAGTCCCCAACATTGCTGTGTGACTAACTTAGGCTACATATACAAACGTTTTTATAAACTTTTAGGTATTATTTGCAGTATATTAGCATAGTATTGATCTTTATAATTAGGAAGGTcatgaaagataataaagaaaaagcttGGAAAACATTGGTATCACACTACACACTATTATTGTtcaaaaagtaaaatatacacattttatggTTATCCAAAGCCAACGAGGCCTCTTTAGTTACCTGATTTTTAGTATATAATGATGACTTGTATCATTTGTGCCTTCCTGAGTTACGTTATTACCCATGAGTGATTAAGCAACACAGAAAtattgccaatttttttttacattctattAATTTGAAGTAGCTCACTCAGTCATATTGATTAGATATCGAGTATCATCACTCTTGGTCTAATGCTTTTGGAACTATAGCTTTTAAAAGGAAGAATAAGTTCATGTAGTAGCATATATATGTCAAATGTCATTTCAGTTACTCAGGTAGTAACCATTGATCTTATGCATTAATctatatctcattttttttttcatcagtttaaatataaaaatagatatctcCATGTTCTTAGCTCAGTATCCAGCAAATCCAGTAGGATTCAATCTTTCTTGTGATTAACATAATagcaaatgaaaaaacaaaaaaggaaaaaacatattTAGCTTGCATTTAATAATGTAACATTTTCTTCTATGCTTTAATTAGCTATTAatgtagaaatgtatatttttcaGAAATGGATGACAGGACAAAAGAAGAATTATTGGAAGAGCTCAGAAAAAAGGAACTTGAAATCCAGACTTTAAAGGAGCAGCTTAAGAACCAAAATAAAAAGACTGCTGAAGATGTTGAAGTATTTACACTAAAAGCTCTCCCTTGTCACAGTTTGCCGAGGACAAATGCTGAACTCAATAATAAAGGTATTGCCAGGTATTCTCGTCAGTTGATCCTACCAGAACTTGGACCAAAGGGGCAAAAGAAATTGCTAGGTTCTTCTGTTCTGATTGTTGGTTGTGGTGGTTTAGGTTGCCCAGCAGCTATCTATCTTGCTGCAGCTGGTGTGGGGCGCATTGGATTACTTGATTATGATGTTATAGAAATAAGCAACCTTCATAGGCAAGTGTTGCACACAGAAGAACGGATTGGTGTACCCAAAGCCATTTCTATAGCACAATCTATTAATGCCCTAAATAAAGATGTTGAAGTGTTACCTTATGACTTTGTGCTAACAAGTGAAGTCGCATTACAGTTAATATCAAAATATGATCTCATTCTTGATTGTACAGACAATGTTGCTACACGATACCTTCTCAATGATGCTTGTGTCATGGCAGACAAACCTCTTGTGTCTGGATCAGCCTTAAGATATGAAGGACAGTTGACAGTTTACCACTACGAAGGTGGCCCATGTTATCGTTGTCTTCatccaaaaccaccaccaccagagACTGTAACCAATTGTTCAGATGGAGGAGTTTTAGGTGCAGTACCAGGAACAATTGGTTGTCTACAGGCCCTTGAAGCTATTAAGATTATTACCAACATTGGATCACCATTATCTCAAAGTCTCCTCCTCTTCGATGGCTTGTATGGCACATTCAGGACTGTAAAACTGCGCGGTCACAAAAGTACCTGTGAAGTATGTGGTGATAATCCTACCATCACAAAACTAATAGATTATGAACAGTTTTGCGGAGCAGCAGCAACAGACAAGGATACAGGCCTGAGCCTTCTTGGCAGAGAAAAGAGAATTACAGTCGAGGAATATAAATCACTCAGGGATTCTAAGACACCACACGTACTTATTGACACAAGATTACCAGTTGAGCAAGAAATTTGTGGATTGCCAAACAGCGTCAACATTCCAATGAGtcaaatagagaaggagaagagccaGGATATCATCCAGAGCAATTTGGAAAG is part of the Penaeus chinensis breed Huanghai No. 1 chromosome 2, ASM1920278v2, whole genome shotgun sequence genome and harbors:
- the LOC125035835 gene encoding adenylyltransferase and sulfurtransferase MOCS3-like isoform X1 — its product is MQEMDDRTKEELLEELRKKELEIQTLKEQLKNQNKKTAEDVEVFTLKALPCHSLPRTNAELNNKGIARYSRQLILPELGPKGQKKLLGSSVLIVGCGGLGCPAAIYLAAAGVGRIGLLDYDVIEISNLHRQVLHTEERIGVPKAISIAQSINALNKDVEVLPYDFVLTSEVALQLISKYDLILDCTDNVATRYLLNDACVMADKPLVSGSALRYEGQLTVYHYEGGPCYRCLHPKPPPPETVTNCSDGGVLGAVPGTIGCLQALEAIKIITNIGSPLSQSLLLFDGLYGTFRTVKLRGHKSTCEVCGDNPTITKLIDYEQFCGAAATDKDTGLSLLGREKRITVEEYKSLRDSKTPHVLIDTRLPVEQEICGLPNSVNIPMSQIEKEKSQDIIQSNLESHGTKKVFCICRRGNDSQKAVLELSQLLGEEYEVKDIIGGLTAWANKIDSSYPVY
- the LOC125035835 gene encoding adenylyltransferase and sulfurtransferase MOCS3-like isoform X2, which encodes MDDRTKEELLEELRKKELEIQTLKEQLKNQNKKTAEDVEVFTLKALPCHSLPRTNAELNNKGIARYSRQLILPELGPKGQKKLLGSSVLIVGCGGLGCPAAIYLAAAGVGRIGLLDYDVIEISNLHRQVLHTEERIGVPKAISIAQSINALNKDVEVLPYDFVLTSEVALQLISKYDLILDCTDNVATRYLLNDACVMADKPLVSGSALRYEGQLTVYHYEGGPCYRCLHPKPPPPETVTNCSDGGVLGAVPGTIGCLQALEAIKIITNIGSPLSQSLLLFDGLYGTFRTVKLRGHKSTCEVCGDNPTITKLIDYEQFCGAAATDKDTGLSLLGREKRITVEEYKSLRDSKTPHVLIDTRLPVEQEICGLPNSVNIPMSQIEKEKSQDIIQSNLESHGTKKVFCICRRGNDSQKAVLELSQLLGEEYEVKDIIGGLTAWANKIDSSYPVY